A genomic window from Streptomyces sp. MST-110588 includes:
- a CDS encoding M56 family metallopeptidase — protein MGVFVFLPLVLPLTALPIARLAGQHLHPRGTTRLLTVLAAVLAVCSTLCLGLLVVVGTAQLPGNPLPDSWSDPEVRAAVPYVETAGTAGIVALTAALVTCAGELRRHYRVRARTHRALDVLPHRSDVAVLPDDAPYAYAVPGRPGRIAVSRGMLRTLDADERRALFAHERAHLTGRHHRFLLTVRLAGCLNPLLLPLRSAVAFSTERWADEEAARAVGDRRLTARAVGKAALVSRPAVTPELAHFAAPGPGPVPRRVAALLAPVPPARSWPPALTPAGFAALVAAAGTAASALSSLNAAVALFLVLKTATPL, from the coding sequence GTGGGCGTCTTCGTCTTCCTGCCGCTCGTCCTGCCCCTGACCGCGCTGCCCATCGCCCGCCTCGCCGGCCAGCACCTCCACCCGCGCGGCACCACCCGGCTGCTGACCGTGCTGGCAGCCGTCCTGGCCGTGTGCAGCACGCTGTGCCTGGGGCTGCTGGTGGTCGTGGGCACGGCCCAGTTGCCGGGCAACCCACTGCCCGACAGTTGGTCGGACCCGGAGGTACGGGCCGCCGTCCCCTACGTCGAGACCGCCGGTACGGCCGGCATCGTCGCCCTCACCGCCGCCCTGGTGACCTGTGCGGGCGAGCTGCGCCGCCACTACCGCGTACGGGCCCGTACGCACCGTGCCCTGGACGTCCTGCCGCACCGCTCGGACGTGGCGGTACTGCCGGACGACGCCCCGTACGCCTACGCCGTGCCCGGCAGACCCGGCCGGATAGCCGTCTCGCGCGGCATGCTGCGGACCCTGGACGCGGACGAGCGGCGGGCGTTGTTCGCACACGAGCGGGCCCACCTGACGGGCCGCCACCACCGCTTCCTGCTGACCGTACGGCTGGCCGGATGTCTGAATCCGCTGCTGCTTCCGCTGCGTTCGGCGGTCGCCTTCAGTACGGAGCGCTGGGCGGATGAGGAGGCGGCCCGGGCGGTCGGCGACCGACGGCTGACCGCGCGCGCCGTCGGCAAGGCGGCGCTGGTCTCCCGGCCCGCCGTGACACCGGAGTTGGCGCACTTCGCGGCGCCCGGGCCGGGGCCGGTGCCGCGCCGGGTGGCGGCGCTGCTCGCCCCGGTGCCGCCCGCCCGGAGCTGGCCGCCGGCGCTGACCCCGGCCGGGTTCGCCGCGCTGGTGGCCGCGGCCGGTACCGCCGCCTCCGCGCTGTCCTCGCTCAACGCGGCGGTCGCGCTCTTCCTGGTGCTGAAAACCGCGACGCCACTGTGA
- a CDS encoding BlaI/MecI/CopY family transcriptional regulator, producing the protein MGEDAFGGAGRDGVRRRGQGELEAQVLAALHQSPGPATAAWVQQRLGGDLAYTTVMTILSRLRAKKAVTRERDGRSYVWTPAADEAGLAALRMRRVLDSETDRDAVLTSFVSALSEHDEQLLRSLLERASDAGDVRDATNAGDVRDATNAGDVRDAADAGDARGDEDTGRARTEAPAHAPGRED; encoded by the coding sequence ATGGGCGAAGACGCTTTCGGCGGAGCCGGCCGCGACGGCGTGCGACGGCGCGGTCAGGGCGAACTGGAGGCCCAGGTGCTGGCCGCGCTGCACCAGTCCCCCGGCCCGGCCACCGCCGCGTGGGTGCAGCAGCGCCTCGGCGGCGACCTGGCGTACACCACGGTCATGACGATCCTCTCCCGCCTCCGGGCGAAGAAGGCCGTGACCCGCGAGCGGGACGGTCGCTCGTACGTGTGGACGCCCGCCGCCGACGAGGCCGGGCTCGCCGCCCTGCGGATGCGGCGCGTACTGGACAGCGAGACGGACCGGGACGCCGTACTGACCAGCTTCGTCTCGGCGCTCTCCGAGCACGACGAGCAACTGCTGCGCTCCCTGCTGGAGCGCGCATCGGACGCCGGGGACGTGAGGGACGCCACGAACGCCGGGGACGTGAGGGACGCCACGAACGCCGGGGACGTGAGGGACGCCGCAGACGCCGGGGACGCCAGAGGCGACGAAGACACCGGACGCGCCAGGACCGAAGCGCCGGCGCACGCCCCCGGCCGCGAGGACTGA
- a CDS encoding TerD family protein codes for MGVTLAKGGNVSLSKEAPGLTAVTVGLGWDVRTTTGADYDLDASALLCNGSGKVASDQHFVFYNNLTSPDGSVQHTGDNLTGEGEGDDETINVTLSGVPAEIEKIVFPVSIHDAESRGQSFGQVRNAYIRVVNQADGKELARYDLSEDASTETAMVFGELYRNGGEWKFRAVGQGYASGLAGIASDYGVNV; via the coding sequence ATGGGAGTCACGCTGGCCAAGGGCGGCAACGTCTCGCTGTCGAAGGAGGCGCCCGGCCTGACCGCCGTCACCGTCGGCCTCGGCTGGGACGTCCGTACGACCACGGGCGCCGACTACGACCTCGACGCCAGCGCGCTGCTCTGCAACGGCTCCGGCAAGGTCGCCTCGGACCAACACTTCGTCTTCTACAACAACCTCACCAGCCCCGACGGCTCGGTGCAGCACACCGGCGACAACCTGACCGGTGAGGGCGAGGGGGACGACGAGACGATCAACGTGACGCTCAGCGGCGTACCGGCCGAGATCGAGAAGATCGTCTTCCCGGTGTCGATCCACGACGCCGAGAGCCGCGGCCAGAGCTTCGGCCAGGTCCGCAACGCCTACATCCGTGTGGTCAACCAGGCGGACGGCAAGGAGCTGGCGCGCTACGACCTGAGCGAGGACGCCTCGACCGAGACCGCGATGGTCTTCGGTGAGCTGTACCGCAACGGCGGGGAGTGGAAGTTCCGGGCGGTGGGCCAGGGGTACGCCTCCGGGCTGGCGGGCATCGCGTCCGACTACGGAGTCAACGTCTGA
- a CDS encoding TerB family tellurite resistance protein, which translates to MALWDRIKDSAQTMQSQLIAKKNDLKSGAFRDASMAMCALVAAADGSVDPSERQRVAQLIATNEVLQNFPADDLRRRFDAYLDKLTADFDFGKVSVMQDIGKVKKKPVEARAVIQIGIVIGGADGDFDKTEQAVVREVCYALDITPAEFDL; encoded by the coding sequence ATGGCTCTGTGGGACCGGATCAAGGATTCCGCCCAGACGATGCAGTCGCAGCTCATCGCGAAGAAGAACGACCTCAAGAGCGGCGCCTTCCGGGACGCGAGCATGGCGATGTGCGCCCTGGTGGCCGCCGCCGACGGCTCCGTGGACCCCTCCGAGCGCCAGCGCGTGGCCCAGCTCATCGCCACCAACGAGGTGCTCCAGAACTTCCCCGCGGACGATCTGCGGCGCCGCTTCGACGCGTACCTGGACAAGCTGACCGCCGACTTCGACTTCGGCAAGGTCAGCGTGATGCAGGACATCGGCAAGGTGAAGAAGAAGCCGGTCGAGGCGCGTGCCGTCATCCAGATCGGCATCGTCATCGGCGGCGCCGACGGGGACTTCGACAAGACCGAGCAGGCCGTCGTCCGCGAGGTCTGCTACGCGCTGGACATCACGCCGGCCGAGTTCGACCTGTGA